The following are from one region of the Pirellulaceae bacterium genome:
- the cyaB gene encoding class IV adenylate cyclase has translation MNWQTWEVELKFHVDDVAELEQQLARHGFENQQVEKHEDIYLQHPCRDFRATDEAFRLRSVNGQAFMTYKGPRQPGPVKTREEIELPVANEGPPAAHWLILLERLGFQPVVPVRKVRHIYQSPIVQGRDVLVTIDAVEQLGNFAEVEIVVNDPSKLDDARTRIQRLAERLGLQRVEPLSYLAQLLRQSNG, from the coding sequence ATGAACTGGCAGACATGGGAAGTTGAACTGAAGTTTCACGTGGATGATGTCGCCGAGTTGGAGCAGCAGTTAGCTCGGCATGGTTTCGAGAACCAGCAAGTTGAAAAGCATGAGGATATCTACTTGCAGCACCCCTGCCGCGATTTCCGCGCGACCGATGAGGCGTTTCGGCTACGCAGCGTCAACGGCCAAGCCTTTATGACTTACAAAGGTCCGCGACAACCCGGGCCGGTTAAGACGCGCGAAGAGATAGAACTGCCCGTCGCCAATGAAGGCCCACCCGCAGCGCATTGGCTGATTCTGCTAGAGCGACTAGGATTTCAGCCGGTCGTGCCAGTGCGCAAAGTGCGTCACATCTATCAAAGTCCGATCGTCCAGGGACGTGATGTTCTGGTTACCATCGACGCGGTCGAGCAACTGGGCAATTTCGCAGAAGTGGAAATCGTCGTTAACGATCCAAGCAAACTGGACGACGCTCGCACTCGGATTCAGCGGCTTGCCGAACGGCTAGGACTACAGCGAGTTGAACCGCTGAGTTATCTTGCTCAGCTTCTGCGGCAATCGAATGGCTAA
- a CDS encoding DUF3467 domain-containing protein has translation MQLYRGRWGELPNPRLVTAVAAATPAANPQPVVPPNDTQIVGLSTAGGSPQAPEGGQSAADGAPGAASGGSQAGTGGQTGTAGSPTAHSPAPAAGGTTDKPPRHPSAEEIYDDLKVRDELLSGVYANAVMIGHGPHEFSFDFITNFYPHSAVSARVFLAAGQIPRLYDSLKGTWEQLRARLQPPPPPPPSPPLDWPG, from the coding sequence ATGCAACTGTACCGTGGTCGCTGGGGCGAATTGCCCAACCCGCGACTGGTGACTGCCGTTGCGGCTGCCACGCCTGCGGCCAACCCGCAGCCAGTGGTACCCCCAAACGATACCCAGATTGTCGGACTGTCAACGGCCGGCGGCTCGCCACAGGCACCCGAGGGCGGTCAAAGCGCAGCCGATGGAGCACCTGGGGCGGCCAGCGGAGGTAGCCAAGCTGGCACAGGCGGCCAGACCGGAACAGCAGGCAGCCCTACCGCGCACTCGCCAGCGCCAGCAGCCGGTGGTACCACGGATAAGCCGCCACGACATCCCTCGGCTGAAGAGATCTATGACGATCTGAAGGTTCGCGACGAATTGCTCAGTGGTGTCTACGCCAACGCCGTCATGATTGGACATGGTCCACACGAGTTCAGTTTTGATTTCATCACCAACTTCTATCCACATTCAGCCGTCAGCGCCCGCGTGTTTTTGGCTGCCGGTCAGATTCCAAGGCTCTACGACAGCCTCAAGGGCACATGGGAACAACTGCGAGCCCGCCTGCAGCCGCCTCCTCCCCCGCCCCCAAGCCCACCTCTGGACTGGCCCGGATAG
- a CDS encoding TlpA family protein disulfide reductase, whose protein sequence is MNSSTDISQPPPTISTNGGLVSLGGADEQNTTGHASNNPWLFLIACAAFMLVGIMFLAWMGSGPAPHVIGKPLPTVHFQPLLYAQEALSSDSFDGTTTVLYLWAPWSQESHQGFANFVRLYHQIQQQPNTQVLSIAFPEDEMKVGELRDQTRRFLDSFSEHIPTYYDADGQSSIQLALVMPYGSLGFPTTLVVDPSGIIQRVAEGSDAEQMHELEQYVASLAIQPLSH, encoded by the coding sequence ATGAATTCTTCTACCGACATTTCTCAACCGCCACCTACCATTTCAACCAATGGAGGGCTTGTCAGCTTAGGTGGCGCTGACGAACAGAATACGACTGGTCATGCGTCGAATAATCCCTGGCTGTTTTTGATTGCCTGCGCTGCGTTCATGTTGGTGGGCATTATGTTCTTGGCTTGGATGGGCTCTGGTCCAGCCCCCCATGTAATCGGAAAGCCGTTGCCGACTGTGCACTTCCAACCACTGCTGTATGCACAGGAGGCTCTTTCATCTGACAGTTTTGACGGCACAACAACGGTATTGTACCTCTGGGCACCTTGGAGTCAGGAGTCGCACCAAGGCTTTGCCAATTTTGTGCGCCTTTACCATCAAATTCAGCAGCAGCCCAATACCCAAGTCCTGTCGATCGCCTTTCCTGAAGACGAAATGAAAGTGGGGGAACTGCGCGATCAGACGCGGCGATTTCTTGATAGCTTTTCTGAGCACATTCCGACGTATTATGACGCCGATGGTCAGAGCAGTATTCAATTGGCGCTGGTGATGCCCTACGGTTCTCTGGGATTTCCCACTACGCTGGTCGTCGATCCCAGCGGAATCATTCAACGTGTCGCGGAAGGCAGTGACGCGGAACAGATGCACGAACTAGAACAGTACGTCGCTAGCCTAGCAATCCAGCCACTGAGCCACTGA
- a CDS encoding PEP-CTERM sorting domain-containing protein (PEP-CTERM proteins occur, often in large numbers, in the proteomes of bacteria that also encode an exosortase, a predicted intramembrane cysteine proteinase. The presence of a PEP-CTERM domain at a protein's C-terminus predicts cleavage within the sorting domain, followed by covalent anchoring to some some component of the (usually Gram-negative) cell surface. Many PEP-CTERM proteins exhibit an unusual sequence composition that includes large numbers of potential glycosylation sites. Expression of one such protein has been shown restore the ability of a bacterium to form floc, a type of biofilm.) translates to MLVHRSRFVSLILVSLSAVLWSDTSAKAQIKVGAIGDSFTDEYSALGSGLKNWVDLLVASGTADFGPFANFPVSDPRNTGGAGSYTYNYAKGGATTTSALGSTNLIPFIQNNNSQTGSQNRPDLWPGIRGAGTSGQIQYASQAIGGNDMLGEIINSQRLLLGLDTGVMNPIINRFNQITSIATAGYTSPLKMVLVKYPDLGSMPLLAGFPQFSKDSVRLNMQYFNANVDIQAATRGYATVDLFQLWDNIRMAGGINIHGIHIHPGVSSGGLQDLNSVWISDGLHPTPIFHALWANEFVRAVNSTYGTSLSELTPKAMVTLTGLDPQQAPIAVAGNEYTIQIGQSLNLDAQGSTDPNPGDIPYLTYSWDITGNDVFDDASGFSPTLTWNELVALGIQPNQVYQVRVRVDDTFGGVTTSAPVWFSVVPEPSSLILVVAGCIVGWLSRLRVTDDYHFKTNLQ, encoded by the coding sequence ATGTTGGTGCATCGCTCGCGTTTTGTTTCATTAATACTCGTTAGCCTCAGTGCTGTGTTATGGTCTGATACTTCCGCCAAAGCCCAGATCAAAGTAGGCGCGATAGGAGATAGTTTTACCGACGAATATAGCGCTTTAGGTAGCGGGCTGAAGAATTGGGTAGACTTGCTAGTTGCCAGTGGTACAGCCGACTTCGGCCCTTTCGCCAATTTTCCCGTCAGCGATCCGCGCAATACCGGTGGTGCTGGCAGCTACACCTACAACTACGCCAAGGGCGGAGCCACGACAACCAGCGCGCTGGGATCGACCAATCTCATTCCGTTTATCCAAAACAACAACTCTCAGACAGGCAGCCAGAACCGCCCAGATCTATGGCCGGGCATTCGAGGCGCGGGCACGTCTGGACAAATTCAGTACGCCAGTCAGGCGATTGGTGGCAATGATATGCTCGGTGAGATTATTAATAGTCAGAGGCTGCTTTTAGGACTCGACACGGGAGTTATGAATCCGATCATTAACCGATTCAATCAAATCACCTCCATTGCGACAGCCGGCTATACCTCGCCCTTGAAGATGGTGCTGGTCAAGTATCCAGACTTGGGCAGCATGCCCCTTTTGGCGGGCTTTCCACAATTCAGCAAAGACAGCGTGCGTTTGAACATGCAATACTTTAATGCCAATGTCGACATTCAAGCTGCGACGCGCGGATATGCTACCGTCGACTTGTTTCAACTGTGGGACAATATTCGCATGGCGGGTGGCATCAATATTCATGGCATCCATATTCATCCAGGTGTCAGTAGCGGCGGCCTACAAGACCTGAATTCAGTGTGGATCAGCGACGGTTTGCACCCGACGCCAATCTTCCATGCTTTATGGGCCAATGAATTTGTTCGCGCAGTCAATAGTACCTACGGGACGTCGCTATCAGAACTGACACCAAAGGCGATGGTCACTTTGACGGGTCTAGACCCACAACAGGCTCCCATCGCTGTGGCCGGGAATGAATACACGATCCAAATCGGTCAAAGCTTGAACTTGGACGCACAGGGAAGCACGGATCCCAATCCGGGAGACATCCCGTATCTGACCTACAGTTGGGACATCACGGGGAACGATGTGTTTGACGATGCTTCTGGCTTTTCCCCCACATTGACGTGGAATGAACTGGTCGCTTTAGGAATTCAGCCAAACCAAGTTTACCAAGTACGGGTCCGAGTCGACGATACGTTCGGCGGAGTAACCACCTCGGCCCCGGTATGGTTCTCTGTCGTTCCTGAGCCGAGCAGTTTGATTTTGGTGGTAGCCGGCTGCATCGTAGGTTGGCTGAGCCGTCTTCGTGTTACGGACGATTACCATTTTAAGACGAATCTCCAGTAG
- a CDS encoding ABC transporter ATP-binding protein → MIQLRRLFRSFGTTRAVDDVSFEVQAGQVFGFIGPNGAGKTTTMRILATLDTPDYGDALVDGYSVILDPDRVRQRLGFMPDDFGTYPNMHCLEYLDFFARSYGLQGRARMQAIRRTLSYTGLDKIAYKPVQGLSKGMRQRLCLGRAMIHNPAVLILDEPANGLDPRARVELRQMILGLAAEGKSLLVSSHILTELGEMCDSMAIIERGKLIASGNIAEIRARLQPHIDMRVQVVDRADHLSVWLASQPGISHVNHQGTDVRFQIVASSADIELAQLLRAILNAGFDVAQYSTEGRTLEDVFMQITTGAIQ, encoded by the coding sequence ATGATTCAACTGCGCCGTCTATTCCGGTCGTTTGGTACCACGCGGGCTGTGGACGATGTGTCGTTTGAAGTTCAAGCCGGGCAGGTATTCGGCTTCATCGGTCCCAACGGTGCGGGCAAAACCACGACCATGCGCATCCTGGCTACACTGGATACTCCCGACTACGGTGACGCGTTGGTCGACGGCTATTCGGTGATCCTCGACCCCGATCGCGTTCGACAACGCCTGGGGTTTATGCCGGATGACTTTGGTACCTATCCCAACATGCATTGTTTGGAGTACCTGGATTTTTTCGCTCGCAGTTATGGCCTGCAGGGACGGGCGCGTATGCAAGCCATTCGGCGTACGCTGAGCTACACCGGACTGGACAAAATCGCATACAAGCCGGTGCAGGGACTTTCCAAAGGCATGCGCCAGCGTTTGTGCTTAGGGCGAGCCATGATCCATAACCCGGCGGTATTGATTCTGGATGAACCTGCCAATGGTCTTGATCCACGAGCGCGCGTCGAGCTGCGACAAATGATCTTGGGGTTGGCCGCCGAAGGAAAATCGCTGCTGGTTTCGTCGCACATCTTGACCGAACTAGGCGAAATGTGTGATTCGATGGCAATTATCGAACGAGGCAAGTTGATCGCCAGCGGAAATATTGCCGAGATTCGCGCGCGGTTGCAACCGCATATTGATATGCGAGTTCAAGTTGTTGATCGCGCCGACCACTTGTCTGTGTGGCTCGCTTCACAACCTGGAATCTCCCATGTTAACCATCAGGGCACTGATGTTCGCTTCCAGATCGTTGCCAGCTCCGCCGACATTGAGCTGGCTCAACTGTTGCGGGCCATCCTGAATGCGGGTTTCGATGTAGCTCAGTACTCCACCGAGGGGCGCACACTGGAGGATGTCTTCATGCAGATCACCACGGGAGCCATTCAGTGA